From Panicum hallii strain FIL2 chromosome 2, PHallii_v3.1, whole genome shotgun sequence, a single genomic window includes:
- the LOC112882684 gene encoding flavonoid 3'-monooxygenase-like: MALPTWAAFIVLVTAVFLNVIISRGHRRTYNLPPGPKPWPIIGNLNLLGVLPHRSIHKLSKRYGPLVHLQLGSLPVVIGSSVEMARFFLKTKDATFADRPRFAIAKYGAYDSSDIMWTQYGPYLREVRRICAAELLSAKRLESFEHIRGEEVRGMLRGLREASGHVVRLRGYLQMMTLGVISRMVLGKKYIQEEAAAEGGSPPVLTPAEFREMVDEFFVLHGVFNIGDFIPWLDWLDLQGYVRRMKRMNRKFHRFLDHVLDEHNRRRRLEGEDFVARDLVDVLLQLADDPNLEVQLSRDNVKAIIQDALLGGSDTSAVTIEWAISELIKNPKLLGKATEELDRVVGRERLVTERDLPALPYIEAILKETFRLHPVAPMLVPHLAREDARVDGYDIPAGTVAFINVWSIGRDPTLWDAPEEFRPERFIGSKIDVKGQDFELLPFGSGRRMCPGLSLGLKVTLLSIANLLHGFVWRLPDGMAVEELSMEEIFLLAVPRKNPLEAVVEPRLQSHLYMCD; the protein is encoded by the exons ATGGCGCTTCCAACATGGGCTGCGTTCATCGTGCTTGTCACCGCAGTCTTCCTCAACGTCATAATTTCCCGAGGGCACCGCCGCACCTACAATCTCCCGCCAGGTCCCAAGCCATGGCCAATCATTGGAAACCTCAACCTCCTAG GTGTGCTGCCGCACCGCTCCATCCACAAGCTCTCCAAGCGCTACGGGCCACTCGTGCATCTCCAGCTCGGGTCCTTGCCCGTTGTTATCGGCTCGTCTGTCGAGATGGCCAGGTTCTTCCTCAAGACAAAGGACGCCACCTTCGCAGACCGCCCGAGGTTCGCGATCGCCAAGTACGGCGCTTACGACTCCTCCGACATCATGTGGACCCAGTACGGACCGTACCTACGCGAGGTGCGCAGGATCTGCGCCGCCGAGCTCCTCAGCGCCAAGCGGCTCGAGTCCTTTGAGCACATCCGCGGCGAGGAGGTGCGTGGGATGCTTCGTGGCCTGCGCGAGGCGTCCGGGCACGTCGTGCGGCTCAGGGGCTACCTGCAGATGATGACGCTCGGCGTGATCTCGCGCATGGTTCTCGGCAAGAAGTACATCCAAGAGGAGGCGGCCGCCGAGGGGGGCTCGCCGCCGGTGCTGACGCCGGCCGAGTTCCGGGAGATGGTGGATGAGTTCTTCGTGCTTCACGGTGTGTTTAACATTGGCGATTTCATACCATGGCTGGATTGGCTGGACCTGCAGGGGTACGTCAGGAGGATGAAGAGGATGAACAGGAAGTTCCATCGGTTTCTGGACCATGTTCTGGACGAGCAcaaccggcggcggcgcctcgaGGGAGAGGATTTCGTGGCAAGAGACCTGGTGGACGTGCTGCTGCAGCTGGCGGATGACCCTAACCTTGAGGTTCAGCTCAGCAGGGACAATGTGAAGGCTATCATACAG GATGCACTCCTCGGAGGATCAGATACTTCCGCTGTGACCATCGAGTGGGCGATCTCGGAGCTCATCAAGAACCCCAAGTTACTAGGCAAGGCCACCGAGGAGCTCGACCGTGTGGTTGGGCGCGAACGCCTGGTCACGGAGAGGGACCTGCCAGCCCTTCCCTACATTGAGGCCATCCTCAAGGAAACCTTTCGCTTGCACCCTGTTGCGCCGATGCTGGTGCCCCACCTAGCTCGTGAGGATGCCCGCGTGGACGGCTACGACATCCCCGCCGGCACGGTCGCCTTCATCAACGTGTGGTCGATCGGCCGTGACCCGACGCTGTGGGACGCGCCGGAGGAGTTCCGTCCGGAGCGATTCATCGGGAGCAAGATCGACGTGAAGGGGCAGGACTTCGAGCTGCTGCCCTTCGGCTCCGGCCGGCGGATGTGCCCTGGGTTAAGCCTGGGGCTGAAGGTGACCCTGCTGAGCATCGCCAACCTGCTGCATGGCTTCGTGTGGAGGCTCCCGGATGGCATGGCGGTGGAGGAGCTGAGCATGGAGGAGATCTTTCTGCTCGCGGTGCCACGCAAGAACCCACTTGAGGCTGTCGTCGAGCCTAGGCTGCAGAGCCATTTATATATGTGTGATTAA